The DNA sequence AGTTCATGGCGCGTCGTGATTGTGGAGGAGGGGAATGAATGGAAGAAAAAGGATTGGGAAACCATCAAGGAATATTTTCAAAAGCCGCCGCAGAAATCCTCACTTTTTATTTTGGCGGAGTCGTTGGGAGAGGCAACGCTCAAAAATATTGGGAATGCCGTCACAATCGTTGAATGCAAAAAACTCTACCCGCGCCAAGTCGCCGCATGGATCAACATGGAAATGCGAAACGCCAATCTTCATATTTCTCAAGAAGCGGCGCGCTACTTGGCTGAATGCGTGGGGACGGATCTTGGCGTTTTAAATCAGGCGGTTGAAAAATTGCTCCTTTATATTGGCGAGAGAAAACTCGTGGAGCTTCAGGATGTGGAAAAAGTGGTGGCCAACACCGCGCAACGCAGTGTTTTTGATTTAACGAATGCGATTGGCGCGAAAAATATCCCGCAAGCCCTTCAATTACTCGACCGTCTTTTGGATCAGGGAGAAGAACCAATCAAGGCTTTCGCGCTGATCGTTCGTCATTTTCGTCTGCTGGCCAGAGCACAGGAGATTCTTGAAAAATCGGGGGGAAATGTCGGTCCCAATTTTGCGAGAGATCTTAAAGTGCATCCTTTTTTTGCAAAAGATTACGCGGTTCAATCGAAACATTTCAAAAAAGAGGGATGGAAAAAATGTTTCGCAACTCTTTTTGCCTGCGATCGCTCTCTAAAATCGAGCCGAAACCCAAGGCAAATTATCCTAGAAAAATTAATTTGGGAACTTTGTCGCTGAACTGAAAAAAGCGATCAGCTATCAGCTTTCAGCACTCAGCTTTTAA is a window from the Deltaproteobacteria bacterium genome containing:
- the holA gene encoding DNA polymerase III subunit delta; this encodes VGASHSRSLCSLFAEAGPSADRFQAGQTPLGKILDCLNTTALLSSWRVVIVEEGNEWKKKDWETIKEYFQKPPQKSSLFILAESLGEATLKNIGNAVTIVECKKLYPRQVAAWINMEMRNANLHISQEAARYLAECVGTDLGVLNQAVEKLLLYIGERKLVELQDVEKVVANTAQRSVFDLTNAIGAKNIPQALQLLDRLLDQGEEPIKAFALIVRHFRLLARAQEILEKSGGNVGPNFARDLKVHPFFAKDYAVQSKHFKKEGWKKCFATLFACDRSLKSSRNPRQIILEKLIWELCR